In the Hylaeus volcanicus isolate JK05 chromosome 1, UHH_iyHylVolc1.0_haploid, whole genome shotgun sequence genome, one interval contains:
- the LOC128872699 gene encoding dynein axonemal heavy chain 2 isoform X3 — MSAKKEKSESSKKSDKMIDTHREFLDMDTDEEDFGRQESPEVEEELPPEPEKPVFSEGDLVTLVQHVKDLTIFSSLDKNWNEKCDKVVREYFENPSHVVLCIFHEESKLTAILNIPNYAPKGFVYFLRSPWQIYTPENFRSTVSFGSISKNTKSSILKFMENIYAPVILRSNDCASLIQNEVFSNLHEFIIRLTAEVYDPMGLTTLYVPKENIFKTFVEPSKKIDCFLLGEDIKAVLLEKDERQRKLVDRLEKVVWSWIRQIYKERKITSSRTKIESIQDEVNYWNAKYLNLAYLNAQLLNPEVQLIIKILGNLCSLSANKFQELAKHIEKGLKETSSNLMYLNILLDFCKNLTVPEDAENSITEALLLILFIWIESPFYNTTNNIEILCQAFSSQIIHQCKNYIMLDVALGSNPEDGMEILKKCIFCCDIYKIIYDNLTMNVVSYINIDKKWDINKAEVFNKINTFKQRCYDVFEICDALLIFGRCNKIGLFGGTRGIEYEAYWREIENIFYEILNEIIAARDIIFDITKSNWLKKYRRFKYTILQLENMVINLINDIFKNVKNIEEGIEAIYTLQKFNKRDNLREILQTKWIQVWTIFNNEIKYCYINAVNVSKICERSTQKTNVNMNMSFILQYIKTQHNKMINAMDWIGNCAAEQ; from the exons ATGAGtgctaaaaaagaaaaatcagaaaGTTCGAAGAAGTCAGATAAAATGATCGACACACATCGAGAATTTTTAGATATGGATACCGATGAGGAAGATTTCGGTCGACAAG AATCACCCGAAGTCGAAGAAGAACTTCCTCCAGAACCCGAAAAACCCGTGTTTTCTGAAGGCGATTTGGTTACATTA GTACAACATGTAAAAGATTTAACAATATTCTCTTCTCTCGATAAGAAttggaatgaaaaatgtgaTAAAGTAGTACGAGAATATTTTGAGAATCCGTCACACGTCGTGCTATGtatttttcacgaagaaagtaaattaaccgccattttaaatattccgaATTATGCACCTAAAGGATTTGTGTATTTTCTAAGATCACCGTGGCAGATTTATACGCCAGAAAATTTTCGCAGCACCGTATCATTCGGAAGTATTAGTAAAAATACTAAAagttctattttaaaatttatggaaaatatcTATGCACCAGTTATACTTCGAAGCAACGACTGTGCATCAC TCATACAAAATGAAGTATTTTCAAATCttcatgaatttattatacgtCTTACCGCGGAGGTTTATGATCCAATGGGCTTAACTACGTTGTACGTTCcaaaagagaatatttttaagacaTTTGTGGAACCGTCGAAAAAAATTGACTGTTTCTTACTCGGAGAAGATATAAAAGCGGTACTTCTGGAGAAAGACGAAAGGCAACGGAAATTAGTTGATAGATTGGAAAAAGTAGTTTGGTCTTGGATTAGACAAATATATAAAGAGAGGAAAATAACGTCGAGTAGAACAAAGATTGAAAGCATACAAGACGAAGTGAATTATTGGAACGCGAAAT ATTTAAACCTGGCTTATTTAAATGCTCAACTTCTTAACCCAGAAGTTCAATTGATAATCAAAATACTCGGAAATTTGTGTTCTCTCAGcgcaaataaatttcaggaaTTAGCCAAGCATATTGAAAAGGGATTAAAAGAAACGTCGTCGAACTTAATgtacttaaatattttactcgatttttgcaaaaatctAACCGTTCCGGAAGACGCTGAAAACTCAATCACTGAAGCGCTGCttctgatattatttatttggattGAGTCTCCATTTTATAATACCAC GAACAATATCGAAATACTTTGTCAAGCATTTAGTTCGCAGATAATACATCAatgcaaaaattatattatgcTAGACGTTGCTCTAGGAAGTAATCCAGAAGACGGgatggaaatattgaaaaaatgtatattctgttgtgatatttacaaaataatttatgacaAT TTAACGATGAACGTTGTTTCatacattaatattgataAGAAATGGGACATAAACAAAGCGGaagttttcaataaaattaatacttttaaacaaagaTGCTATGACGTGTTTGAAATCTGTGACGCGTTACTCATATTTGGAAG atGTAATAAAATAGGATTATTCGGTGGTACAAGAGGAATTGAATATGAAGCATATTGGCgggaaattgaaaacatattttacgaaattttaaatgaaattattgccGCTCGTGATATAATATTTGACATTACGAAATCAAATTGGCTGAAAAAATACAGACGATTtaagtatacaattttacagCTAGAGAACatggtaataaatttaattaacgacatatttaaaaatgttaagaacATAGAAGAGGGTATTGAGGCGATTTatactttacaaaaatttaacaaaaggGATAATTTGCGAGAAATATTGCAGACTAAGTGGATACAG GTATGGACAATTTTtaacaacgaaataaaatattgttatattaacGCGGTTAATGTGTCAAAAATATGCGAGCGGTCAACACAAAAGACAAATGTCAACATGAATATGTCGTTCATTCTACAGTATATAAAAACTCAGCATAATAAGATGATAAATGCAATGGACTGGATAGGAAATTGTGCTGCTGAACA ATAG
- the LOC128872699 gene encoding dynein axonemal heavy chain 2 isoform X1 — protein sequence MSAKKEKSESSKKSDKMIDTHREFLDMDTDEEDFGRQESPEVEEELPPEPEKPVFSEGDLVTLVQHVKDLTIFSSLDKNWNEKCDKVVREYFENPSHVVLCIFHEESKLTAILNIPNYAPKGFVYFLRSPWQIYTPENFRSTVSFGSISKNTKSSILKFMENIYAPVILRSNDCASLIQNEVFSNLHEFIIRLTAEVYDPMGLTTLYVPKENIFKTFVEPSKKIDCFLLGEDIKAVLLEKDERQRKLVDRLEKVVWSWIRQIYKERKITSSRTKIESIQDEVNYWNAKYLNLAYLNAQLLNPEVQLIIKILGNLCSLSANKFQELAKHIEKGLKETSSNLMYLNILLDFCKNLTVPEDAENSITEALLLILFIWIESPFYNTTNNIEILCQAFSSQIIHQCKNYIMLDVALGSNPEDGMEILKKCIFCCDIYKIIYDNLTMNVVSYINIDKKWDINKAEVFNKINTFKQRCYDVFEICDALLIFGRCNKIGLFGGTRGIEYEAYWREIENIFYEILNEIIAARDIIFDITKSNWLKKYRRFKYTILQLENMVINLINDIFKNVKNIEEGIEAIYTLQKFNKRDNLREILQTKWIQVWTIFNNEIKYCYINAVNVSKICERSTQKTNVNMNMSFILQYIKTQHNKMINAMDWIGNCAAEQCILQQYKHVLDVIDERRKMINTYSTYGTQ from the exons ATGAGtgctaaaaaagaaaaatcagaaaGTTCGAAGAAGTCAGATAAAATGATCGACACACATCGAGAATTTTTAGATATGGATACCGATGAGGAAGATTTCGGTCGACAAG AATCACCCGAAGTCGAAGAAGAACTTCCTCCAGAACCCGAAAAACCCGTGTTTTCTGAAGGCGATTTGGTTACATTA GTACAACATGTAAAAGATTTAACAATATTCTCTTCTCTCGATAAGAAttggaatgaaaaatgtgaTAAAGTAGTACGAGAATATTTTGAGAATCCGTCACACGTCGTGCTATGtatttttcacgaagaaagtaaattaaccgccattttaaatattccgaATTATGCACCTAAAGGATTTGTGTATTTTCTAAGATCACCGTGGCAGATTTATACGCCAGAAAATTTTCGCAGCACCGTATCATTCGGAAGTATTAGTAAAAATACTAAAagttctattttaaaatttatggaaaatatcTATGCACCAGTTATACTTCGAAGCAACGACTGTGCATCAC TCATACAAAATGAAGTATTTTCAAATCttcatgaatttattatacgtCTTACCGCGGAGGTTTATGATCCAATGGGCTTAACTACGTTGTACGTTCcaaaagagaatatttttaagacaTTTGTGGAACCGTCGAAAAAAATTGACTGTTTCTTACTCGGAGAAGATATAAAAGCGGTACTTCTGGAGAAAGACGAAAGGCAACGGAAATTAGTTGATAGATTGGAAAAAGTAGTTTGGTCTTGGATTAGACAAATATATAAAGAGAGGAAAATAACGTCGAGTAGAACAAAGATTGAAAGCATACAAGACGAAGTGAATTATTGGAACGCGAAAT ATTTAAACCTGGCTTATTTAAATGCTCAACTTCTTAACCCAGAAGTTCAATTGATAATCAAAATACTCGGAAATTTGTGTTCTCTCAGcgcaaataaatttcaggaaTTAGCCAAGCATATTGAAAAGGGATTAAAAGAAACGTCGTCGAACTTAATgtacttaaatattttactcgatttttgcaaaaatctAACCGTTCCGGAAGACGCTGAAAACTCAATCACTGAAGCGCTGCttctgatattatttatttggattGAGTCTCCATTTTATAATACCAC GAACAATATCGAAATACTTTGTCAAGCATTTAGTTCGCAGATAATACATCAatgcaaaaattatattatgcTAGACGTTGCTCTAGGAAGTAATCCAGAAGACGGgatggaaatattgaaaaaatgtatattctgttgtgatatttacaaaataatttatgacaAT TTAACGATGAACGTTGTTTCatacattaatattgataAGAAATGGGACATAAACAAAGCGGaagttttcaataaaattaatacttttaaacaaagaTGCTATGACGTGTTTGAAATCTGTGACGCGTTACTCATATTTGGAAG atGTAATAAAATAGGATTATTCGGTGGTACAAGAGGAATTGAATATGAAGCATATTGGCgggaaattgaaaacatattttacgaaattttaaatgaaattattgccGCTCGTGATATAATATTTGACATTACGAAATCAAATTGGCTGAAAAAATACAGACGATTtaagtatacaattttacagCTAGAGAACatggtaataaatttaattaacgacatatttaaaaatgttaagaacATAGAAGAGGGTATTGAGGCGATTTatactttacaaaaatttaacaaaaggGATAATTTGCGAGAAATATTGCAGACTAAGTGGATACAG GTATGGACAATTTTtaacaacgaaataaaatattgttatattaacGCGGTTAATGTGTCAAAAATATGCGAGCGGTCAACACAAAAGACAAATGTCAACATGAATATGTCGTTCATTCTACAGTATATAAAAACTCAGCATAATAAGATGATAAATGCAATGGACTGGATAGGAAATTGTGCTGCTGAACA GTGTATTTTGCAACAATATAAACATGTGTTAGATGTAATTGACGAGAGAAGAAAGATGATTAACACTTACAGTACATACGGAACACAATAA
- the LOC128872699 gene encoding dynein axonemal heavy chain 2 isoform X2, whose translation MSAKKEKSESSKKSDKMIDTHREFLDMDTDEEDFGRQESPEVEEELPPEPEKPVFSEGDLVTLVQHVKDLTIFSSLDKNWNEKCDKVVREYFENPSHVVLCIFHEESKLTAILNIPNYAPKGFVYFLRSPWQIYTPENFRSTVSFGSISKNTKSSILKFMENIYAPVILRSNDCASLFSNLHEFIIRLTAEVYDPMGLTTLYVPKENIFKTFVEPSKKIDCFLLGEDIKAVLLEKDERQRKLVDRLEKVVWSWIRQIYKERKITSSRTKIESIQDEVNYWNAKYLNLAYLNAQLLNPEVQLIIKILGNLCSLSANKFQELAKHIEKGLKETSSNLMYLNILLDFCKNLTVPEDAENSITEALLLILFIWIESPFYNTTNNIEILCQAFSSQIIHQCKNYIMLDVALGSNPEDGMEILKKCIFCCDIYKIIYDNLTMNVVSYINIDKKWDINKAEVFNKINTFKQRCYDVFEICDALLIFGRCNKIGLFGGTRGIEYEAYWREIENIFYEILNEIIAARDIIFDITKSNWLKKYRRFKYTILQLENMVINLINDIFKNVKNIEEGIEAIYTLQKFNKRDNLREILQTKWIQVWTIFNNEIKYCYINAVNVSKICERSTQKTNVNMNMSFILQYIKTQHNKMINAMDWIGNCAAEQCILQQYKHVLDVIDERRKMINTYSTYGTQ comes from the exons ATGAGtgctaaaaaagaaaaatcagaaaGTTCGAAGAAGTCAGATAAAATGATCGACACACATCGAGAATTTTTAGATATGGATACCGATGAGGAAGATTTCGGTCGACAAG AATCACCCGAAGTCGAAGAAGAACTTCCTCCAGAACCCGAAAAACCCGTGTTTTCTGAAGGCGATTTGGTTACATTA GTACAACATGTAAAAGATTTAACAATATTCTCTTCTCTCGATAAGAAttggaatgaaaaatgtgaTAAAGTAGTACGAGAATATTTTGAGAATCCGTCACACGTCGTGCTATGtatttttcacgaagaaagtaaattaaccgccattttaaatattccgaATTATGCACCTAAAGGATTTGTGTATTTTCTAAGATCACCGTGGCAGATTTATACGCCAGAAAATTTTCGCAGCACCGTATCATTCGGAAGTATTAGTAAAAATACTAAAagttctattttaaaatttatggaaaatatcTATGCACCAGTTATACTTCGAAGCAACGACTGTGCATCAC TATTTTCAAATCttcatgaatttattatacgtCTTACCGCGGAGGTTTATGATCCAATGGGCTTAACTACGTTGTACGTTCcaaaagagaatatttttaagacaTTTGTGGAACCGTCGAAAAAAATTGACTGTTTCTTACTCGGAGAAGATATAAAAGCGGTACTTCTGGAGAAAGACGAAAGGCAACGGAAATTAGTTGATAGATTGGAAAAAGTAGTTTGGTCTTGGATTAGACAAATATATAAAGAGAGGAAAATAACGTCGAGTAGAACAAAGATTGAAAGCATACAAGACGAAGTGAATTATTGGAACGCGAAAT ATTTAAACCTGGCTTATTTAAATGCTCAACTTCTTAACCCAGAAGTTCAATTGATAATCAAAATACTCGGAAATTTGTGTTCTCTCAGcgcaaataaatttcaggaaTTAGCCAAGCATATTGAAAAGGGATTAAAAGAAACGTCGTCGAACTTAATgtacttaaatattttactcgatttttgcaaaaatctAACCGTTCCGGAAGACGCTGAAAACTCAATCACTGAAGCGCTGCttctgatattatttatttggattGAGTCTCCATTTTATAATACCAC GAACAATATCGAAATACTTTGTCAAGCATTTAGTTCGCAGATAATACATCAatgcaaaaattatattatgcTAGACGTTGCTCTAGGAAGTAATCCAGAAGACGGgatggaaatattgaaaaaatgtatattctgttgtgatatttacaaaataatttatgacaAT TTAACGATGAACGTTGTTTCatacattaatattgataAGAAATGGGACATAAACAAAGCGGaagttttcaataaaattaatacttttaaacaaagaTGCTATGACGTGTTTGAAATCTGTGACGCGTTACTCATATTTGGAAG atGTAATAAAATAGGATTATTCGGTGGTACAAGAGGAATTGAATATGAAGCATATTGGCgggaaattgaaaacatattttacgaaattttaaatgaaattattgccGCTCGTGATATAATATTTGACATTACGAAATCAAATTGGCTGAAAAAATACAGACGATTtaagtatacaattttacagCTAGAGAACatggtaataaatttaattaacgacatatttaaaaatgttaagaacATAGAAGAGGGTATTGAGGCGATTTatactttacaaaaatttaacaaaaggGATAATTTGCGAGAAATATTGCAGACTAAGTGGATACAG GTATGGACAATTTTtaacaacgaaataaaatattgttatattaacGCGGTTAATGTGTCAAAAATATGCGAGCGGTCAACACAAAAGACAAATGTCAACATGAATATGTCGTTCATTCTACAGTATATAAAAACTCAGCATAATAAGATGATAAATGCAATGGACTGGATAGGAAATTGTGCTGCTGAACA GTGTATTTTGCAACAATATAAACATGTGTTAGATGTAATTGACGAGAGAAGAAAGATGATTAACACTTACAGTACATACGGAACACAATAA
- the LOC128872688 gene encoding post-GPI attachment to proteins factor 6-like isoform X2 — translation MSKKIVMLPICYFPRRYLVILQFHVLLILLLFPAKECTMPEASQEGLLHSFKSYSDIAMFHYTVPSEVLRATWQFAAFMDRQDCPERKVHIYLQWGSYPVMSINNDTFPTNMYPKRNRTIVVSALTTFEPKTTAIVPIYGPESGDWFVGAYLSHWDEKVQQQGLGHKCHYSIGSVAIWTQMNSIENIPIGCPHTLRTKETTSYYKIYIASGIWNFRVHIWGCNFTVYTSRSIHEPCIKSINLQGRSLPVFNHSEPRGIGNFTMLDSYTFIESSPYEDSYYYLMIISDSIIELNVKVIIAECPIRVTEKSFVRQYLDAPSFSKALAQLHMEDLTKHHLHHYEDKKNVSSYNGVDLRNQIHLSDENFDDTCVPRYQLARIKHSQTFSGVYLLQGREWLTSWVMLTDLHPVITQFNILPLIDIGGTLDISAHLEMDKVITKQLVKVVLCIQRGRVPNRLKGSIVCEDSKMLMNLSSFSKHDASLLIPYPQPDTWYVALHATCHFNGHPVNCEMEEILVSLDIRTRQCVFSGNYPCGHHGICQEIHRDILYYTTCKCFAGYKGWGCTDATSANPESSLVMTTMILTLSNGFFIPAIYLAVKRGLYTEGLVYLATMLFSSLYHACDQHVMTYCVAKYEVLQYSDFFSSILAFWVTLVAMAEIPTRFVSLYHMFGVLIIAFGVESNKTSLISILVPLGIGVMIPMGAYAYRCFQLKKWKKPNKISKVLTGLLLATIGLLLFSLGETEANYQYVHSAWHMIIAISLIFLLPPSRLEQVGSSGTNSFSDDSELLDYKDPPGSPIFTVTTGQENLVIASN, via the exons atgtcgaaaaaaattgtcatgCTTCCAATATGTTATTTTCCAAGGCGATATCTTGTCATTCTCCAGTTCCACGTTCTTCTAATTTTGCTCCTTTTTCCAG CCAAGGAATGTACCATGCCAGAAGCAAGTCAAGAAGGATTGTTACATTCGTTCAAAAGTTATTCGGATATAGCTATGTTTCATTATACAGTTCCAAGTGAAGTACTCAGGGCAACTTGGCAGTTCGCTGCATTTATGGATCGGCAAGATTGTCCAGAAAGAAAAGTGCACAT ATATCTTCAGTGGGGCAGTTACCCTGTGATGTctataaataatgatacatTTCCTACCAATATGTACCCCAAACGTAATCGCACGATTGTAGTCTCTGCGCTTACAACATTCGAACCAAAAACGACTGCAATTGTACCAATTTATGGACCAGAATCTGGAGATTGGTTTGTAGGAGCATATTTATCTCACTGGGATGAAAAGGTTCAACAACAG GGGCTTGGACATAAATGCCATTATAGTATAGGTTCTGTAGCTATATGGACACAGATGAATAGTATCGAGAACATACCTATCGGTTGTCCACATACTTTGAGGACAAAAGAAACCACCTCTTATTACAA AATATACATAGCATCAGGAATATGGAActttcgtgtacatatttggGGTTGTAATTTTACCGTGTATACATCTCGTAGTATACACGAACCttgtattaaaagtataaatttacaAGGACGCTCTTTACCTGTTTTTAATCACTCTGAACCCAGAGGAATTGGAAATTTTACCATGTTAGATTCGTATACCTTTATAGAATCTTCTCCTTATGAAgatagttattattatttgatgatTATTTCAGATAGTATCAttgaattaaatgtaaaagtaatcATTGCAG AATGTCCAATCAGGGTGACAGAAAAATCATTTGTAAGACAGTATTTGGATGCGCCTTCGTTTTCTAAAGCATTAGCACAGTTACATATGGAAGATTTAACAAAACATCATTTACATCATTATGaggacaaaaaaaatgtatcatctTACAATGGTGTTGATTTGAGAAATCAAATTCATTTAtcggatgaaaattttgatgatACGTGTGTTCCAAGATACCAACTTGCTAGAATTAAGCACTCGCAAACATTCTCTGGTGTTTACTTACTACag ggTAGAGAATGGCTAACTTCTTGGGTAATGTTAACAGATCTACATCCGGTGATaacacaatttaatattttgccaTTAATAGATATTGGTGGTACACTTGATATTAGTGCACACTTAGAAATGGACAAA gTAATAACAAAACAATTAGTTAAAGTTGTACTTTGCATTCAACGTGGTCGAGTTCCGAATAGACTGAAAGGTAGTATCGTATGTGAGGattcaaaaatgttaatgaaTTTGTCTTCGTTTAGTAAACATGATGCAAGTTTGTTGATACCATATCCACAACCAGATACATGGTATGTTGCTTTACACGCAACATGCCATTTTAATGG ACATCCTGTAAATTGTGAAATGGAAGAGATCTTAGTATCATTGGATATACGAACTAGACAGTGCGTGTTTTCTGGAAATTATCCATGTGGCCATCACGGAATTTGTCAAGAAATTCATCGAGATATCCTTTATTATACTACGTGTAAATGCTTTGCAG GATACAAAGGATGGGGGTGCACTGATGCTACTAGTGCAAATCCAGAATCATCTCTGGTTATGACAACGATGATACTTACTTTAAGTAATGGTTTTTTTATACCTGCTATATATTTAGCTGTTAAGCGTGGTTTATATACTGAGGGATTGGTCTATCTGGCAACAATGCTTTTTTCATCTCTATACCATGCTTGTGATCAGCATGTTATGACCTATTGTGTTGCTAAATATGAA GTTTTGCAATatagtgattttttttcaagcatATTAGCATTTTGGGTGACACTTGTGGCAATGGCTGAAATACCGACACGTTTCGTGTCACTGTATCATATGTTTGGAGTTCTTATAATAGCTTTTGGAGTGGAATCTAATAAAACAAGTTTAATTAGTATATTAGTACCTTTAGGGATAGGTGTTATGATTCCA atGGGAGCATATGCTTATCGGtgttttcaattgaaaaaatggaaaaaacctaataaaatttccaaagtATTAACAGGATTATTATTAGCAACAATAGGCTTGTTACTCTTTTCTCTAGGTGAAACGGAAGCTAATTATCAA TATGTTCATAGTGCATGGCATATGATAATAgctatttcattaatatttctgttacCACCATCGCGATTGGAACAAGTTGGTTCTTCTGGTACTAACTCATTTAGCGATGATAGTGAGTTACTTGATTATAAGGATCCACCTGGTAGTCCGATTTTTACAGTTACTACTGGTCAGGAAAATTTGGTAATTGCATCAAATTAA
- the LOC128872688 gene encoding post-GPI attachment to proteins factor 6-like isoform X1 has product MSKKIVMLPICYFPRRYLVILQFHVLLILLLFPAKECTMPEASQEGLLHSFKSYSDIAMFHYTVPSEVLRATWQFAAFMDRQDCPERKVHMIFRYLQWGSYPVMSINNDTFPTNMYPKRNRTIVVSALTTFEPKTTAIVPIYGPESGDWFVGAYLSHWDEKVQQQGLGHKCHYSIGSVAIWTQMNSIENIPIGCPHTLRTKETTSYYKIYIASGIWNFRVHIWGCNFTVYTSRSIHEPCIKSINLQGRSLPVFNHSEPRGIGNFTMLDSYTFIESSPYEDSYYYLMIISDSIIELNVKVIIAECPIRVTEKSFVRQYLDAPSFSKALAQLHMEDLTKHHLHHYEDKKNVSSYNGVDLRNQIHLSDENFDDTCVPRYQLARIKHSQTFSGVYLLQGREWLTSWVMLTDLHPVITQFNILPLIDIGGTLDISAHLEMDKVITKQLVKVVLCIQRGRVPNRLKGSIVCEDSKMLMNLSSFSKHDASLLIPYPQPDTWYVALHATCHFNGHPVNCEMEEILVSLDIRTRQCVFSGNYPCGHHGICQEIHRDILYYTTCKCFAGYKGWGCTDATSANPESSLVMTTMILTLSNGFFIPAIYLAVKRGLYTEGLVYLATMLFSSLYHACDQHVMTYCVAKYEVLQYSDFFSSILAFWVTLVAMAEIPTRFVSLYHMFGVLIIAFGVESNKTSLISILVPLGIGVMIPMGAYAYRCFQLKKWKKPNKISKVLTGLLLATIGLLLFSLGETEANYQYVHSAWHMIIAISLIFLLPPSRLEQVGSSGTNSFSDDSELLDYKDPPGSPIFTVTTGQENLVIASN; this is encoded by the exons atgtcgaaaaaaattgtcatgCTTCCAATATGTTATTTTCCAAGGCGATATCTTGTCATTCTCCAGTTCCACGTTCTTCTAATTTTGCTCCTTTTTCCAG CCAAGGAATGTACCATGCCAGAAGCAAGTCAAGAAGGATTGTTACATTCGTTCAAAAGTTATTCGGATATAGCTATGTTTCATTATACAGTTCCAAGTGAAGTACTCAGGGCAACTTGGCAGTTCGCTGCATTTATGGATCGGCAAGATTGTCCAGAAAGAAAAGTGCACAT GATTTTCAGATATCTTCAGTGGGGCAGTTACCCTGTGATGTctataaataatgatacatTTCCTACCAATATGTACCCCAAACGTAATCGCACGATTGTAGTCTCTGCGCTTACAACATTCGAACCAAAAACGACTGCAATTGTACCAATTTATGGACCAGAATCTGGAGATTGGTTTGTAGGAGCATATTTATCTCACTGGGATGAAAAGGTTCAACAACAG GGGCTTGGACATAAATGCCATTATAGTATAGGTTCTGTAGCTATATGGACACAGATGAATAGTATCGAGAACATACCTATCGGTTGTCCACATACTTTGAGGACAAAAGAAACCACCTCTTATTACAA AATATACATAGCATCAGGAATATGGAActttcgtgtacatatttggGGTTGTAATTTTACCGTGTATACATCTCGTAGTATACACGAACCttgtattaaaagtataaatttacaAGGACGCTCTTTACCTGTTTTTAATCACTCTGAACCCAGAGGAATTGGAAATTTTACCATGTTAGATTCGTATACCTTTATAGAATCTTCTCCTTATGAAgatagttattattatttgatgatTATTTCAGATAGTATCAttgaattaaatgtaaaagtaatcATTGCAG AATGTCCAATCAGGGTGACAGAAAAATCATTTGTAAGACAGTATTTGGATGCGCCTTCGTTTTCTAAAGCATTAGCACAGTTACATATGGAAGATTTAACAAAACATCATTTACATCATTATGaggacaaaaaaaatgtatcatctTACAATGGTGTTGATTTGAGAAATCAAATTCATTTAtcggatgaaaattttgatgatACGTGTGTTCCAAGATACCAACTTGCTAGAATTAAGCACTCGCAAACATTCTCTGGTGTTTACTTACTACag ggTAGAGAATGGCTAACTTCTTGGGTAATGTTAACAGATCTACATCCGGTGATaacacaatttaatattttgccaTTAATAGATATTGGTGGTACACTTGATATTAGTGCACACTTAGAAATGGACAAA gTAATAACAAAACAATTAGTTAAAGTTGTACTTTGCATTCAACGTGGTCGAGTTCCGAATAGACTGAAAGGTAGTATCGTATGTGAGGattcaaaaatgttaatgaaTTTGTCTTCGTTTAGTAAACATGATGCAAGTTTGTTGATACCATATCCACAACCAGATACATGGTATGTTGCTTTACACGCAACATGCCATTTTAATGG ACATCCTGTAAATTGTGAAATGGAAGAGATCTTAGTATCATTGGATATACGAACTAGACAGTGCGTGTTTTCTGGAAATTATCCATGTGGCCATCACGGAATTTGTCAAGAAATTCATCGAGATATCCTTTATTATACTACGTGTAAATGCTTTGCAG GATACAAAGGATGGGGGTGCACTGATGCTACTAGTGCAAATCCAGAATCATCTCTGGTTATGACAACGATGATACTTACTTTAAGTAATGGTTTTTTTATACCTGCTATATATTTAGCTGTTAAGCGTGGTTTATATACTGAGGGATTGGTCTATCTGGCAACAATGCTTTTTTCATCTCTATACCATGCTTGTGATCAGCATGTTATGACCTATTGTGTTGCTAAATATGAA GTTTTGCAATatagtgattttttttcaagcatATTAGCATTTTGGGTGACACTTGTGGCAATGGCTGAAATACCGACACGTTTCGTGTCACTGTATCATATGTTTGGAGTTCTTATAATAGCTTTTGGAGTGGAATCTAATAAAACAAGTTTAATTAGTATATTAGTACCTTTAGGGATAGGTGTTATGATTCCA atGGGAGCATATGCTTATCGGtgttttcaattgaaaaaatggaaaaaacctaataaaatttccaaagtATTAACAGGATTATTATTAGCAACAATAGGCTTGTTACTCTTTTCTCTAGGTGAAACGGAAGCTAATTATCAA TATGTTCATAGTGCATGGCATATGATAATAgctatttcattaatatttctgttacCACCATCGCGATTGGAACAAGTTGGTTCTTCTGGTACTAACTCATTTAGCGATGATAGTGAGTTACTTGATTATAAGGATCCACCTGGTAGTCCGATTTTTACAGTTACTACTGGTCAGGAAAATTTGGTAATTGCATCAAATTAA